The genomic stretch CTTCAACCTGGAGTTTGAcaacttgctatgatgtgcactgaccaccagggggcggcgccaAACGGCAGTCTGCAATGCTCTGCAACCTcttgccagctacctgggggcaggggtgcaaTGAGAGTGCAGGGTATCTGCCAAGCTTGCTCGCACTCTCCTACTACCCTCTCCCAGGACACCACTCTCACGCACCCACACAGGCTCTTCTGGGTGCGCCGGGCCACAGCCCCCAGGACAAGGGCTCTTGTGGGTTTgcacaggagccagtctgcaagGTTGGGAAGGAGAGAGCGTGCTGTCCAACTGGCTTCCATGCAGggccactgggtggcccagaaGCCCACGCTGTGCCCTGACCCGCGCATCCGGCTGTGCTCACAGCCATTTCAGGGTAGGGACTCAGGCACTGTGACTCAGGGAGTGGGGGGCACACAGGGGGCCAGAGGTcaactgggacctgcccttccacactaGATGCTGTGcttcaatcgccagccaggcctagggaccgaccacacccatgcaccaattttgtgcaccaggcctctaatttttaCACATGCTCCCCGATCAGCCAGATTAATCTAACGAGGTTATAATCTCATACATTAAAGCTATTATTTATTAAGATTCAAAGTTAACAGATATAGCCAACTTGTAGCATTGACCTCATTCTCTTCAGATTCCCAGACTGTGAATAAGTCCAAGGGGGTGGAGGAGCAGTAGGTCTCTAAGTTGCCCCTATGTATTCTAAGCCCAGACTATTCATTACTAGCAAGTTTAAACTGATCTAATTCTTGGAGTTGTCAATAGAGGCAACAGATGGGCTAAAAACTCTCCAGAGGTAGAAGCATCTTGTGACCCATTTTCCCACGTCACTTTCAGTTGAGTACTGGTAAATGTCCAAGGAGTAAGCCTACGTCTGAGAATGAACTAGCAAAGGAGTAGCCAGTAATGTGAGAAAAACTTAAGAGATTTTGAAGGACAGTTACAAACTGGAGGTTATCAACTACCAAATATCACTTTATAATAGAGGTCAAGCCAAGTAAAATGAAAGGCCAAGAATGAACCACTGGCAATGGTAATCTTGACAGCAACAGCTTCCTTAGAGTGGTGTGGAAGAGAGCCCAATTGCAGCAGGTTCAAAGTAGATACAAAAAGCATGGTTAACTCTTGGCTTTGCTGTAAGGGGTTTGGTAGAAGGAATACTGACAACGGTGAGAATTGCTGGAGCAACGAGCTTAATTAAGCAGGAGGAAGGGAAATCCGACATTCAAATGGGATAGTGGTCCAAAAAATTCAGTAAGGCAGAAAATGTGCACACACCCATAAATGGCAAAGTGGAAGTCATGGAAATCATGAGTGCAAGTAAGAggtttaaaaagaggaagagtaCAGAACAGACTGAGTGGAGGAGTAACGACTGAATAGTGGACTACATGAAATGGCCACTTATTAATACACCAGTAATCAATTTCTCTAGCCGAGTTCAGCTTCACAGTGCACGTGCACAGTGGGGCATTTTAAAGCTACAGGAAAGAGATAGCATTTGAGTTTAAAAACTAAAAGCCAATTGGCTCTTTCCATTAGTCAGTCTGTCACAGAAGTTCTCAAAGTGGTCCTGGGCATCAGCATTCCATGAAAGCTTCAGGAGTCCAGGGGCAGGGCCCTGCAAAGTTTTAACAAGCTTTCCAGATGGTTTTAAAACCATCAAAACTTAAGCCATGATAAGAAACGGTTTTCTTTTATTAGCCATCTCTAACACCTCCAGATAACTAcagcttaaaataatcactaTCCTTTCCCAGCTACTTAAGAGAAATAGATAAAATCCACAGAAGAGCACAGAAAAGTTCACATTACCATCAATTCAGAATGTAAGTCACCAAGCTGTAAGGTTATCTTTTTAAATgatcagaaataaaatatcacaaataGGTTTTTTTATTTGTCACCATTAAATGTCTGAATTTTAAACAGATTCTTGGACTGGAGGCTCATATCCATCAGCTCGTTCAACTTTAGCACCTGTCTCATCCCCAGTAGCTTTTCCAGAACTGCTACCTTCACCATGAAGCTCCATGAGTTTTCCcactaaaatgaagaaaaaaattgttatagCATACCATATCTTGAAACTGGTCCTTCAATACTGTGTAGACATGACAGAAAAAAAGCCATTATCTTGCcatccaaaaaaacaaacaccaaaaaatgCTATTTGGCCACATGTTTTCCAGGGATCCAGTGTTTTACTTACATTCAAACTTGGGCTTCTTCAGCATTTTGACTTTTCTAACAAAGACATCATGGAGTGGATAAATAGATTGGCAAGCCTTTTCTATGTCTTTTCCAATGCTGTCTGGAATCCTGCAAACCAGTAACAATAGATTACAATCAATCTACACGGAGCCCCTCTCCCCTTAGTTAATCCACATTTGAGCCTGCTGAGTCCAAGCCTTATGCCTTTTTCTTTACACCCTCTTAGCCAACTGCATGGGAACATCAGaaaaatgtttaagttttatCACTGGACGTCATTTGGGACCGAAACATTTTGTCATCACTTATTCCCATACATTACTGGTTGGGGAGGGTTTTGTCTATTCAGTGTATTTTCTAAGGCAAGCATTTCTGTGCTTTAAGGCTTACTAATTGCCATGAATTAGCTTCATCcaaaaaaggataaagaaaccaaatcacatttactgagcacttagcaTGCTTTCATTTCAAGGGATATAGCTAGATTGTTTTACAGACAGAAACACAGGTTTGATTCCACCTTATCCTATACCAGTATGCTTTCCTTCATCTGAGGGTTAATCAGAGATTCAGGGCTGTGTTGTGTGATGAAAAAGAAACTTACAATTTATTGACCACTTCTTTCAAGTCATTTGTCTGCACCTCTCGGGTCATGATTTCCATCATTTTCTTCCGGATTTGGCGAACCTGCTGATGCTGAGCATAAGAGGTCTTCCGAATCTGATTGTTGCGTTTTTTAGTAAAACCAACACAGAAGAGACGAAGCAAATAACCATCGGTAGTCTTGACATCAACATGAGCTTCAATCATGGTCTAGTGAAAAAAAGATACTGTCAGATATACAGGCTTTAATGTGATCAACTTTCATCCCTCAAATTCTTACATAAAAAGCTGGAAGGTCAAGTATTCATCACACAATATCAAgtataaacacataaaaattccAGAATTAACTTCCTTGAAGTGAACTTACCAAATTTCTTACTATCCTTCATATCCAGGTAAATAAGTCCTCTCAACagtcccccctcctttcctctctatctgCACCATTACTGGCAAcagcacccacacccacactttaCAAATACATGACAGCCTTTAACATTCTTCCCCTCAACTCAATCAGCTGTACAACTCTGCAACACTAGAGGAAAATAAGTTCTATGAGAGACTCTATAATATGGATATCTACACTTactccatcttttttttaatatatattttattgattttttacagagaggaagagagagggatagagttagaaacatcgatgatagagaaacatcgaccagctgcctcttgcacaacccctactggggatgtgcctgcaaccaaggtacatgcccttgaccggaatcgaacccgggacctttcagtccgcaggccgacactctatccactgagccaaaccggtttcgtctTTACTCCATCTTTTAATAAAAAGTGTTctgaataagtaaaatattaacaCTAAATGAACATACTTTTAAATGTCCTGTTCCAAACTAAAACCATGCTGAGAATTAAATACTCAATTTCACTGCtaaagtacaatttaaaaatccattagtAACATTACtgcctaattttaaaaatcaaaaacaaaaactgaatcaCCTCGTATGCATTTTGTAAATATaccttggttttaaaaaataaatataatgcaatGATAGCAAAAGGACCTTAAAATATTCCCAGAAATGCAGCCATATAACCTTAGAAAAATGTCAGAAATAAACGATAATGGTATAATCAGTATGTATCATCTGAGACCAAAACATTTTGTCATTATTCATTCCCATATACAAAATATCCCCAAACTGGTTAGCCAGAGGCATCTGAATCAATGCAATCATTTCCTATAATAATCATACTAACATTTACTAAATGCTTGTGTGTCAAGCTCTATACTAAATGTGGAATTCACCCTAACTCCAGAAGACACTCTTACCTacattttagagataaagaaattaaggaaatgGAGCCAAGATTTCAACTCCACGCTAGAGGCCATGCTACTCCTATTATGCTATATTGCCAGAGGTAATCAAGACTAGCCCAAACCACCCTCTCACTTTAAAGTCCACTAGGCTTTGAGGTCCAAAGATATTCTGAAGACAGGCAAAACTAAAAACATGGAGATAATTTGTGCAGCAAAACCCCCGCACTAATCCAATGTTATATCTTGAactcaatttaaataaatacGATGGCTTGCTCACTGCTGTTGCTCAAATTCGGGTGCCAAAGTCCAAGGCAAGCAAGAAAATATCAAGGttttaaagtgaaatttaaaCCTCAACTGTATGATATGCTCCTTGCTGTAATGACACCATGACTCTGAGGAACTTTTGTTCTCACCTGCCACTTCTTGACCATAGAGCACATTTTGTCACGGGTAAGATCCATGCCATGGAAATTAGTCAGGCAGTTTTTGCCCTGAACATCCTCAGTAATTAGCTTGAATTTTCTAAATGCAACTTCATCATTCTGCAGATCAGCTAGGCTCACTTCAAAAACACGACCCTTGAGACCATCAGATGCAATTTCTATAAAACAAGAATCAATTGTCTTATTAACTTTACCAACCACATAAGCAGTCAAGCCAACAAAGATAAGGTTCACGCATAAAGTTAAGCTCAGAAAGTTAATGGTAAATTATATAAACGCCTTAACTTTTGCTAACCAAATCCACACAGACACCAATGACTTATTGTCAGGGCCCATTAAAAGCTCAAAACTACCCATGCACACTTCCTTCAAAATTCTAAAATTTGCTTCTACAAGTATTGTGCCAAAAACAAGCACAACAGGGGCCAAAGCTGCCAACAAGGGTTGACATTTCTTTATAAAGCCTCCCACCACAGGACCTAtagaccaatttaaaaaaattcaaaccaaGAATAAGATACTCACTGGTTCCTTGAGTTCTCGTAACCAGTGTTTTTCCAATATTTCTTATATTGAACATAGCTGGTGCTTTCACATCATACCAATCTTTCTTAGAAAATGGATCAACCCtgtatttgggggggaaaaaaaacaaccctcaagtTTTATCGCAGATCACATAAGTCTTGACTTTTTTACTTTCCTCATTCTAATGACTTGAAAAGGCTAACTAGCCCGTAAACACTGCAGTGCACGATTCTATCCCTCCCAGTGAGGTGAAGGGCACGTGCCAATCGAGCTCTTCCCAGTGTTCGCCACCAATGTACACACTTCCCACCCCTGTCGGTCCTGCCACCACAGGCAGCACTGCCCCCAAAACTCATGCATGTCTCCTGAACTTGACTGGTACAGGAAGACACCTATTGGTAACCCAGGCTCTTTGTAAAGGCCCACCGGGAGGGCCCAGGTTCCACCCGGCCCAATCAGAGGAGCGGTGGGGGTCCTGGGTGGACAAGAGTGCCTTCCTCAACTCCGGCTCTTGGAGTGGCATCCATTACCTGTGGAACTTAAGCGGCCCGAGAGCCCACATACGGAACACGCCAGCCCCGGAGTCATGGCGGCCACCCGGCTCAAAGAGGCGCCCACAGGCCCAGACGGCCGGGGGAAAGACAGCCGGCCCGCCGCGACGCAGCACCCACATCCGCCAGGCCGCGGTTGGGAGTTTTCCAACCCGGCACGGCCAGCTCAATCCGACCGGCATCCTCGCCATCCGGCCCACGCCGCGACCCAGATCCCCCCCGCCGATTCTAACAGAACCCCAAAAAGTGGAGAGCCACGACAGTCGCCACTTACACTTTCTTCTTGGCTCCCTTTTTGCCGCCTTTCGTCAGGCGCTTATTCTTGCCCACCGCCATGGTGCTGTTCAGAGAGCCAAAAGGGCGGAAGTGCAACTCGCGCGAGAACTTAGGCGTATGAAATGGGGCGGGGCACGCTGTCGACGTGACCTTTGACCTCTGCGTTCCTGGGTCCTGGGAAACCTCGCGACAACAGAAAGGCACTCCCGCGCCTGCAGCTGCAACAGCGCCCTCAAGTGTGGTGAACACTGCTCGCTTGGAGGCTGCGCTCCCCCGGCGGGGGCGCGGGAGGCCGGGGTGCGGGCTTTGGGTTACGGTGGTTTTCGTAGCTCTGATGCCCGGAATTAAGTTTCCGTGGAAGTTGGCGCCCACCCAGCATCGTTCAAAACTGAACTCTCCATCTCACCTTTAAACCTGTTTCTTCTCCAGAGCACTGGATTTGGAATGGGCAGCTCCAGGCTCCAATGCTGGTCAACAATATTTAGCCTTGTGACCTGTCTGTGCTTCCGTTTCCTCGTATTCTAAGTGGAGACAGGAGCCCTGACTGGGtgtttcagttgg from Eptesicus fuscus isolate TK198812 chromosome 6, DD_ASM_mEF_20220401, whole genome shotgun sequence encodes the following:
- the RPS3A gene encoding 40S ribosomal protein S3a → MAVGKNKRLTKGGKKGAKKKVVDPFSKKDWYDVKAPAMFNIRNIGKTLVTRTQGTKIASDGLKGRVFEVSLADLQNDEVAFRKFKLITEDVQGKNCLTNFHGMDLTRDKMCSMVKKWQTMIEAHVDVKTTDGYLLRLFCVGFTKKRNNQIRKTSYAQHQQVRQIRKKMMEIMTREVQTNDLKEVVNKLIPDSIGKDIEKACQSIYPLHDVFVRKVKMLKKPKFELGKLMELHGEGSSSGKATGDETGAKVERADGYEPPVQESV